A stretch of the Deltaproteobacteria bacterium genome encodes the following:
- a CDS encoding efflux RND transporter permease subunit, whose product MLRKIVNLTLEKPKTVILVYLIISVAFFTQFFKIKVDTDPENMLFYDDPARVTHREFKAEFALHDAIMVGVVDETHEKGVFTPEALKNIALISEEIMEIEGVIAKDLISPITTDDIQGGGGTLVIEPLMAKGELTQKQAELMRDAALGNTVLRDMLVSADGKAIAIGVPIKEKHESYRIATEIEEIIEKHKGSEEYHITGLPVAEDTFGVEMFKQMAISAPLAGLIIFLLMYYFFRSFIMIISPMIVAIISIIWTMGLLIGSGHTVHIMSSMIPIFLMPIAVVDSIHILSEFYDDYQKTKDRKATFGKVMDNLMTPMLFTSVTSSIGFLSLALTPIPPVRIFGFHVAFGIMSAWFLTITFIPAFVMILPEWVMKNFGSKKEEHGGRMLRVQEATGHFSTKRNKGVITVTLAIFLLSLWGITLTIVNDNPVYWFKKDHKIRVADRVLNSHFGGSYMSYLVLESNEQDIMKSPENLAYIEKLQKHMDKLEVVGKTTSIVDVIKKIGFELRDKQKGSDAIPATAQAVAQYLFLYEMSGDPEDLYHLIDPNYKKAAIWVHLKKGDNLYMKKVEEEVANYIEQNPLPDEIDTKWAGLTYINVVWQERMVNGMLKALMGSFVMVLFIMTFLFRSLIWGLISMVPLTVTIAFIYGLVGFSGKDYDMPIAVLSSLTLGLSVDFAIHLVQRGRQIFKEEGNWDKAIDKLFDEPVRAIIRNAIVIAIGFTPLLLAPLVPYQTVGMFMALIMAISGGVTLLVIPSIMTLIKSRLKV is encoded by the coding sequence ATGTTAAGAAAAATTGTAAATTTAACCCTGGAAAAACCAAAAACCGTTATACTTGTGTATCTCATCATATCAGTCGCTTTTTTCACCCAATTTTTCAAAATCAAGGTCGATACGGACCCCGAGAATATGCTCTTCTATGATGACCCGGCCAGGGTGACACACCGGGAGTTCAAGGCCGAATTTGCGCTCCATGACGCTATAATGGTGGGTGTAGTCGATGAAACCCATGAAAAGGGCGTGTTTACACCGGAAGCACTTAAAAACATTGCCCTCATTTCAGAAGAGATCATGGAGATCGAAGGGGTTATCGCCAAGGACCTTATCAGCCCCATTACAACCGATGATATCCAGGGCGGCGGCGGAACGCTTGTCATCGAGCCCCTTATGGCAAAGGGAGAGCTTACGCAAAAGCAGGCTGAACTGATGAGAGATGCAGCGCTCGGTAATACCGTGCTGAGAGACATGCTCGTCAGCGCAGACGGGAAAGCCATTGCTATAGGCGTGCCCATTAAGGAAAAACATGAAAGTTACCGCATTGCCACGGAGATTGAGGAAATCATAGAAAAACATAAGGGAAGCGAGGAATACCACATTACGGGGCTTCCTGTGGCGGAAGACACCTTCGGAGTTGAAATGTTCAAACAGATGGCCATTTCAGCGCCCCTGGCGGGCCTCATCATATTCCTTCTCATGTATTACTTTTTCCGCAGCTTCATCATGATCATCTCCCCCATGATAGTGGCCATCATATCCATTATCTGGACAATGGGACTTCTCATCGGCTCGGGCCACACCGTCCATATTATGAGTTCCATGATTCCCATTTTCCTCATGCCCATTGCCGTTGTCGACAGCATTCATATATTAAGTGAGTTTTATGATGATTACCAGAAAACGAAAGACCGAAAAGCAACCTTCGGCAAGGTCATGGACAATCTCATGACGCCCATGCTTTTTACCTCCGTCACCTCATCCATCGGTTTTCTCTCGCTGGCTCTTACCCCCATTCCCCCGGTGAGAATCTTCGGTTTTCATGTGGCCTTCGGTATTATGAGCGCCTGGTTTTTGACGATCACTTTCATTCCCGCCTTTGTCATGATTCTGCCCGAATGGGTCATGAAGAACTTCGGCTCTAAAAAAGAAGAGCATGGCGGCAGGATGCTCCGGGTACAGGAAGCGACAGGACATTTCAGCACAAAAAGAAACAAGGGCGTTATCACCGTAACGCTCGCCATCTTTCTCCTCTCTTTATGGGGTATTACGCTGACAATCGTTAATGACAACCCCGTCTATTGGTTCAAGAAGGACCATAAAATACGAGTGGCTGACAGGGTGCTCAATTCCCATTTCGGCGGCAGCTATATGTCCTACCTTGTACTGGAAAGTAATGAGCAGGACATTATGAAATCACCTGAGAACCTTGCTTACATCGAGAAGCTCCAGAAACATATGGACAAACTGGAAGTGGTGGGCAAAACGACTTCCATTGTGGACGTTATTAAAAAAATCGGTTTTGAGTTGAGAGACAAGCAAAAAGGGTCCGACGCAATCCCCGCCACCGCTCAGGCAGTTGCCCAATACCTCTTCCTTTATGAAATGAGCGGCGATCCGGAAGATCTCTATCACCTCATTGATCCAAATTACAAAAAAGCCGCAATCTGGGTACACCTGAAAAAGGGGGACAATCTCTATATGAAAAAGGTTGAAGAAGAAGTGGCAAACTATATTGAGCAAAACCCGCTTCCCGATGAGATAGATACCAAATGGGCGGGCCTGACCTACATAAATGTCGTATGGCAGGAACGTATGGTTAACGGTATGTTAAAAGCGCTTATGGGAAGTTTTGTCATGGTTCTTTTTATAATGACCTTCCTCTTCAGGTCTTTAATCTGGGGCCTTATTTCCATGGTGCCTTTAACGGTAACCATTGCATTCATCTATGGGCTGGTGGGTTTTAGCGGCAAGGATTACGACATGCCCATTGCCGTTTTGTCTTCACTGACCCTTGGCCTTTCCGTTGACTTTGCCATCCACCTTGTGCAAAGAGGGAGACAGATATTCAAAGAAGAAGGGAATTGGGACAAAGCCATAGACAAGCTCTTTGACGAACCGGTTCGGGCAATCATCAGGAATGCCATCGTTATTGCCATTGGCTTCACCCCCTTGCTTCTGGCGCCGCTCGTGCCCTACCAGACGGTGGGTATGTTTATGGCCCTTATTATGGCAATCAGCGGAGGAGTAACACTCCTTGTCATACCGTCAATTATGACACTAATCAAGAGCAGATTAAAAGTTTAA
- a CDS encoding ATP-dependent Clp protease ATP-binding subunit has protein sequence MPDLSSGATTAWRTAVIEAWEDQYPNVEKEHIFIGLLSLGKVLDAATGDARFDKKILQEIRGEFVALSVAIISLGLDITLLRREVRHRTGKGSHVHKEKNIHRSEACKQMFSRAEILSKNSRITALHIMAAILENPGPIISESFQKTGADSKALREKILACIGEKSDAPSPEIETEKEKKKLWEKKSILERLGRDLVEEAKAEKLGPYVGRRKEILQTIQTLARSTKNNPVLLGEPGVGKTAIVEAIALSIFEKKAPPIMEGKRIIEINMAVLIGGTKHRGEFEKRLNEILDEAIKDKGIILFIDEIHNLIGSGRTEGSMDAANILKPVLARGEIKCIGATTIAEYRRYIESDTALERRFEKIIINEPSRDEAIEILKGIKDELELHHQVMISDIAIEKAVDLSIRFDGDHQLPDKAIDLLDQAGARNQIPMIETMHKTRESNLDESKIPEITEKDIIEELSIKTGLPKELISGHFNGEFQSRLQLLEEGLKERIKGQDEALMKICRRLFIAYAGLRERRGPLAVYLLLGPSGVGKTETAKALALLLFGSESSIIRLDMSEYMEEHSVSKLLGSPPGYVGYKEEGQLVSKLRSIPYSIVLLDEIEKAHPRVVDIFLQVFDEGRLTDAKGRTIDAKNAIFIITSNIGGSDSGNKMVGFFHDESKNGNKTDEALKAFFRTELLNRIDEKITYRALDEKDIKEILQPMLKEINNNLQKKYHVNLTVSPEVKSHLALKGYSREFGARGLRRTVEELLEIPVSALIIEGKIKNHLTWKAILEKDSISLEPEER, from the coding sequence ATGCCCGACCTTTCTTCAGGAGCAACGACAGCCTGGCGCACTGCCGTAATTGAGGCATGGGAAGACCAGTACCCTAACGTTGAAAAAGAACACATTTTTATCGGTCTTTTAAGCCTTGGAAAAGTTCTCGATGCAGCCACCGGTGATGCACGGTTTGATAAAAAGATACTCCAGGAAATCAGAGGTGAATTTGTTGCTCTTAGTGTCGCCATTATTTCCCTGGGCCTCGATATTACCTTGCTAAGGCGTGAAGTCCGGCACAGGACAGGCAAGGGTTCCCATGTTCATAAAGAAAAGAATATCCACCGCAGCGAAGCCTGCAAGCAAATGTTTTCCCGTGCAGAAATCCTTTCAAAGAATTCGAGGATAACAGCGCTTCATATCATGGCGGCCATACTGGAAAATCCGGGACCCATTATAAGTGAATCCTTTCAAAAAACAGGGGCAGATTCAAAAGCCCTGAGGGAAAAGATACTGGCATGTATAGGTGAAAAAAGTGACGCGCCATCACCGGAAATAGAGACCGAAAAAGAGAAAAAAAAGCTCTGGGAAAAAAAGAGTATTCTTGAGCGTTTGGGAAGGGACCTTGTTGAAGAAGCAAAGGCCGAAAAACTGGGCCCTTATGTGGGGAGAAGAAAAGAGATCCTGCAAACCATCCAGACCCTTGCAAGAAGCACTAAAAACAACCCCGTCCTCCTCGGAGAACCGGGTGTAGGAAAGACGGCCATTGTTGAAGCCATCGCTTTAAGCATTTTTGAAAAAAAAGCGCCTCCCATAATGGAGGGAAAAAGAATCATAGAAATCAATATGGCTGTTCTCATCGGCGGGACCAAACACAGAGGAGAATTTGAAAAACGTCTTAATGAAATACTGGATGAAGCCATCAAAGACAAGGGGATCATTCTCTTTATCGACGAAATACACAACCTCATTGGGAGCGGACGGACAGAAGGAAGCATGGATGCCGCCAACATACTGAAACCTGTCCTTGCAAGAGGGGAAATCAAGTGTATCGGTGCAACGACCATTGCCGAATACAGGCGTTATATTGAATCTGACACTGCGCTGGAAAGACGCTTTGAAAAAATAATCATTAATGAACCCTCAAGAGACGAAGCAATAGAAATTCTCAAAGGGATAAAGGATGAGCTTGAACTTCACCACCAGGTGATGATTTCAGATATAGCCATAGAGAAGGCCGTCGACCTTTCCATAAGATTTGATGGCGACCACCAGCTTCCCGACAAGGCCATAGACCTGCTCGACCAGGCAGGAGCAAGAAACCAGATCCCCATGATTGAGACAATGCATAAAACAAGGGAAAGCAACCTGGACGAATCAAAAATCCCCGAAATTACGGAGAAGGACATTATTGAGGAATTATCAATTAAAACGGGCCTGCCCAAAGAACTCATTTCAGGTCATTTTAATGGCGAATTTCAATCAAGGCTTCAATTGCTCGAAGAAGGGCTTAAAGAGAGAATCAAAGGTCAGGATGAAGCGCTCATGAAAATATGCCGGAGACTCTTTATCGCCTATGCGGGGCTGAGAGAAAGACGGGGGCCTCTGGCGGTCTATCTTCTGCTCGGACCATCAGGTGTCGGTAAAACAGAAACGGCAAAGGCCCTTGCCCTGCTCCTTTTCGGAAGTGAGTCAAGCATTATCAGACTGGATATGTCCGAATATATGGAGGAACACAGTGTATCTAAACTTCTTGGCTCTCCACCGGGGTATGTCGGTTATAAAGAGGAAGGGCAACTGGTAAGCAAATTAAGGTCAATACCCTATTCCATTGTGTTGCTCGATGAAATCGAAAAGGCGCATCCCAGGGTGGTCGATATATTTCTTCAGGTCTTCGATGAAGGAAGACTAACCGACGCAAAAGGAAGAACGATAGATGCCAAAAATGCCATTTTTATTATTACATCCAATATAGGCGGCAGCGATTCGGGCAATAAAATGGTCGGTTTCTTTCATGATGAAAGTAAGAACGGCAACAAAACGGATGAAGCGTTAAAAGCTTTTTTCAGAACGGAACTGCTTAACCGCATCGATGAAAAAATCACTTACAGAGCGCTCGACGAAAAAGATATTAAAGAAATATTGCAACCTATGTTAAAGGAAATAAATAATAATCTCCAAAAAAAATATCATGTCAATCTTACCGTATCACCTGAAGTAAAAAGCCACCTCGCGCTAAAGGGTTATAGCAGGGAATTTGGAGCAAGGGGTCTCAGAAGAACGGTGGAAGAACTTCTGGAAATCCCCGTTAGCGCCCTCATCATAGAAGGAAAGATCAAGAATCATCTAACATGGAAAGCTATTCTCGAAAAAGACAGCATTTCCCTTGAGCCTGAGGAAAGATAA
- a CDS encoding cytochrome b/b6 domain-containing protein yields MTDKKKKMYFVRFTTGQIIQHILWGLSFIVLALTGLAHKYPGGEFAAFVLCTFGGAEGRELAHRIAAFVWAATGFYHIIYYSLLYYGEKKMKLGKKDWHDFKKDWAYLFGKSEEEPLFDRFSWSEKFEYWASWVGLFVMTVTGLLMYFAFPALKFIPYAVIDWARIIHGWEAILAVAVIIEFHLYMTIFRPKVFPMARQWLTGTMTLEEMKEEHPLEIEEMLRKGGNS; encoded by the coding sequence ATGACAGATAAAAAGAAAAAAATGTATTTTGTAAGGTTTACTACGGGACAAATTATCCAGCATATTCTTTGGGGCCTTTCCTTTATTGTTCTGGCTTTGACAGGACTGGCCCACAAGTATCCCGGCGGAGAGTTTGCCGCTTTTGTTCTCTGTACATTCGGCGGTGCCGAAGGGAGGGAACTGGCCCACAGAATTGCGGCCTTTGTATGGGCGGCTACCGGCTTTTATCACATCATTTATTATTCTCTTCTTTATTACGGAGAGAAAAAAATGAAGCTGGGAAAGAAGGACTGGCATGATTTTAAGAAAGACTGGGCCTATCTTTTTGGGAAAAGTGAGGAAGAACCTCTCTTTGACCGTTTCTCATGGTCCGAGAAGTTTGAATACTGGGCAAGCTGGGTCGGTCTTTTTGTTATGACCGTAACGGGACTGCTCATGTACTTTGCTTTCCCTGCCTTGAAGTTTATTCCCTATGCCGTCATTGATTGGGCCAGGATAATTCACGGCTGGGAGGCTATTCTTGCCGTTGCCGTTATCATAGAGTTTCATCTTTACATGACCATCTTCAGGCCTAAAGTGTTTCCCATGGCCAGGCAGTGGCTCACGGGAACGATGACGCTGGAAGAGATGAAGGAGGAACACCCTCTCGAAATTGAAGAAATGCTGCGTAAAGGAGGCAACTCATAA
- a CDS encoding response regulator, translating to MENNQKKILLVDDSTYLRNLKGAYLKRKTCNLIEAKDGEEALLLLVEEKPDLIIMDLTMPLVRGDECCRIIKNHPDYSQIPVIMIANAWEKDAETQCKDAGCDDFIMKPVKREHLYWSIKQYLNIAERVHRRATFEAKAIAASSGIEYRGISANIGIGGVFIRSNEGHRAGSAVKVELPLRSKEKPYILEGQVAWLATEEDVTSGLTPGMGIKFINLPSETKSLIEMLVK from the coding sequence ATGGAAAATAACCAGAAAAAAATCCTCCTTGTCGATGACTCTACCTACCTGAGAAACCTTAAAGGAGCCTACCTTAAAAGAAAAACCTGTAATCTCATCGAGGCAAAAGACGGCGAAGAAGCGCTTCTCCTGCTTGTGGAAGAAAAACCCGATTTAATCATCATGGATCTGACCATGCCCCTTGTCAGAGGTGATGAATGCTGCCGCATTATTAAAAACCATCCCGATTACAGCCAAATACCGGTCATCATGATAGCCAATGCATGGGAAAAAGATGCAGAAACGCAGTGCAAAGATGCAGGGTGTGACGATTTCATCATGAAACCCGTAAAAAGAGAGCATCTCTACTGGAGTATTAAACAGTACCTTAACATTGCTGAAAGGGTCCACCGGAGAGCAACTTTTGAAGCAAAGGCAATCGCTGCCTCTTCAGGGATAGAATACAGGGGAATAAGCGCAAACATCGGTATTGGCGGTGTATTTATTCGTTCCAATGAGGGACACAGGGCAGGATCTGCCGTAAAAGTGGAACTGCCCTTACGTTCAAAGGAAAAACCTTATATCCTTGAGGGGCAGGTTGCATGGCTGGCAACCGAGGAAGATGTTACAAGCGGCCTTACTCCCGGCATGGGAATTAAATTTATCAACCTCCCTTCTGAAACGAAGTCTCTCATAGAAATGCTCGTTAAATAG
- a CDS encoding CoA-binding protein: protein MLNSAIEQILKQAKTVAVVGLSDKEGRPSLKVASYLKNQGYHIIPVNPKIDKVLGVKSYPDLASIPHKIDIVDIFRKSEDVLPIVEEAVKIGARLIWMQEGVINKEAAGKGIEAGLEVVMDKCMLKEHAKLSQDMKDKDL from the coding sequence ATGTTAAATAGCGCTATAGAGCAAATACTTAAGCAGGCCAAGACAGTGGCTGTTGTCGGCCTGTCAGACAAGGAAGGCAGACCAAGCCTCAAAGTAGCAAGCTATCTGAAAAACCAGGGCTATCATATTATTCCTGTCAATCCGAAGATTGATAAAGTCCTGGGAGTAAAGAGCTACCCTGATCTGGCTTCAATTCCTCATAAAATCGATATTGTGGATATCTTCAGAAAATCGGAAGATGTGCTTCCTATTGTGGAAGAAGCTGTCAAAATCGGTGCCCGGCTTATCTGGATGCAGGAAGGTGTTATCAATAAGGAAGCCGCCGGCAAGGGGATAGAGGCAGGCCTTGAGGTTGTTATGGACAAATGCATGCTAAAAGAGCATGCAAAACTATCACAAGATATGAAAGATAAAGACCTTTAG
- a CDS encoding outer membrane lipoprotein-sorting protein, with protein MKKIILLTMALMLTPSYLLAMTADEIIEKSNIAYYYAADDGKATAKMSIKDARGRKRYREITILRKDIKDGGRQNYYVYFHEPADVSKMVFMVWKQVSGDDDRWLYMPAIDLVKRIATSDKRSSFAGGVFTYEDVSGRRTIDDTHTLLKEEKINGKDAYVIKNVPKDADVVEFSYYISWIDKKTFLPIKGEYFDKKEKLYRTIDVEKTALIDGYPTSIRGTGKNLETGLETTIEFVDVKYNLGLKDKIFKERYLRKPPKEVRK; from the coding sequence ATGAAAAAGATAATTTTACTAACAATGGCGCTAATGCTGACACCCTCATATCTGCTTGCCATGACGGCCGATGAAATCATCGAAAAGTCCAACATTGCCTATTACTACGCAGCAGATGACGGCAAGGCGACGGCAAAGATGTCCATTAAAGATGCCAGAGGGAGGAAAAGATACCGGGAAATAACCATTTTAAGGAAAGATATTAAAGATGGCGGCAGGCAAAATTACTATGTCTACTTTCATGAACCTGCCGACGTAAGCAAAATGGTCTTCATGGTCTGGAAGCAGGTATCCGGTGACGATGACCGCTGGCTCTACATGCCGGCTATCGATCTGGTAAAAAGGATCGCAACGAGCGACAAGAGGTCGAGCTTTGCCGGGGGAGTCTTTACTTACGAAGATGTTTCCGGCAGGAGAACGATTGATGACACACATACCCTTTTAAAAGAAGAAAAAATCAATGGGAAAGATGCCTATGTCATTAAAAATGTTCCCAAAGACGCCGATGTCGTCGAGTTTTCCTACTACATCTCATGGATAGACAAGAAGACATTTCTGCCCATTAAAGGGGAATATTTTGACAAAAAAGAGAAGCTCTACAGGACCATAGATGTGGAGAAAACGGCCCTTATCGATGGCTACCCGACCTCCATACGCGGGACAGGGAAAAACCTGGAAACGGGCCTTGAGACAACCATTGAATTTGTCGATGTAAAATATAACCTGGGACTTAAGGATAAAATATTCAAGGAAAGATATTTAAGAAAACCACCAAAGGAAGTCAGAAAATAA
- a CDS encoding metalloregulator ArsR/SmtB family transcription factor has protein sequence MSKDIYELQANICQTLANAKRLEIIGILCDKEFTVGEVAEKMGIRTANLSQHLSIMKAKGILNSRRDGVHIYYSISNPKVVQACTLMKEVMAELLQAQGNLSKKVL, from the coding sequence ATGAGTAAAGATATATACGAACTGCAAGCAAACATCTGCCAGACGCTGGCTAATGCAAAGAGGCTGGAAATTATAGGCATTCTTTGCGACAAAGAGTTTACTGTTGGAGAGGTCGCCGAAAAAATGGGTATCAGGACGGCCAATCTGTCACAGCATCTATCCATCATGAAGGCAAAGGGCATATTAAACTCCAGAAGAGATGGTGTTCATATCTACTACAGTATTTCCAACCCGAAAGTCGTTCAGGCCTGCACCCTCATGAAAGAAGTGATGGCTGAACTTTTACAGGCTCAGGGCAATCTCTCTAAAAAAGTCCTGTAA
- a CDS encoding cytochrome c3 family protein → MAVLLKSVLFFTFMSVALLAGGIGNANEHEEKSHQPKYDHRFEKDKEISYSAEQVPAADDEYVVIAWNDLGIHCMDDDFSISSTLPPFQTLWAQIIHKTDKGSVVIKGDMVNNPNSPYFGITVEYAFPDNTSQRFTSGPRAGEPKSNYWDYAAKYFGAHPAGLFIDPLKAVKDREKGENIRGKILGKKVLHVANDLADDKIEKMPDGTVRIDDGGTPGRGVTGTGLSGKMIPYAFHKNLHITVKKGVTMGSPLDAFVAEGFPLTKWNDDGTWNEYQMAEITVKDKDGNVLAKGTTVAGISDEMHCANCHRNNGTANRNTSSEGDKIPAPDATFREVATGRAKMVEVPESQQYRLNVLKLHDLKHFKDAGGADVVSHGVKGYDHTVYDYLLYQGAVDTENVFKAKGKHMSESGIGLYTLAKVGVPILCAVCHRSNAYPVTTGDALEAELAYLVNNDYSEKNDYLTRKMLGAPIGQYTHDMHTKHDEVTQNCYLCHPGKDTDCLRGTMTGGEEKSLFVREKKLKAGEYPEPETNRTWCDDCHGDNEKHPGHPMAAVGDPELRHIEEGPFAGTGSQPWLSEPKCGDCHLDHPEEKDALMKGVSLYRFSKGHGEIYCEACHGSTHAIYPTVIDNDNAQIVKLQGEKGSLYQCGVCHKEKYDPENGEKFIHHGEGKSAPYGEYDDVHKEEGITCENCHNRIERIAAGSGETNYGQYKYSEKYGRYVFKPNKFGKRDILELCGGCHERQNKSGDAMVKFAGSEHGKEILKENNEDSASCVDCHGNHRIKRVKDPDSSVAHLNDIEVCASDKCHGSNEIAKKYNMVNALAGYNESFHGKALALGERRAATCVTCHGGHGIYKEDDSKSAVHKDNRYKICANEDCHGTEAKMAGIGSMHGAPNIVTTLINSFYGILIVVVVGGLGLFIILDFGKGLTKRREKKVRMSRGE, encoded by the coding sequence ATGGCTGTACTGTTAAAATCTGTTCTGTTCTTCACATTCATGTCTGTGGCGTTGCTTGCCGGCGGGATAGGCAATGCTAATGAACATGAAGAAAAATCACATCAACCTAAATATGATCACAGGTTTGAAAAAGATAAGGAAATTTCTTATTCAGCCGAACAGGTTCCCGCCGCCGACGATGAATATGTGGTTATTGCCTGGAATGATCTGGGTATTCACTGCATGGATGATGACTTTTCCATCTCATCTACGCTCCCTCCCTTTCAAACCCTCTGGGCGCAGATCATACACAAGACGGACAAGGGTTCTGTTGTCATAAAGGGAGACATGGTTAATAATCCAAACTCTCCTTATTTCGGGATTACCGTCGAATACGCTTTTCCCGACAACACATCACAAAGGTTTACTTCCGGACCCAGGGCCGGAGAGCCTAAAAGTAATTACTGGGATTATGCAGCCAAGTATTTTGGCGCGCATCCTGCCGGCCTCTTCATCGATCCATTAAAGGCCGTAAAAGACAGGGAGAAGGGGGAGAATATCAGGGGAAAAATTCTTGGCAAAAAGGTGCTTCACGTAGCCAACGATCTGGCTGATGACAAGATTGAAAAAATGCCTGACGGTACCGTCCGGATCGATGATGGCGGGACGCCGGGACGAGGCGTAACGGGTACAGGCCTGTCGGGGAAAATGATTCCCTATGCCTTCCATAAAAACCTTCATATCACTGTGAAAAAGGGAGTCACCATGGGTTCTCCCCTTGATGCTTTTGTGGCAGAAGGATTTCCTCTGACCAAGTGGAACGATGACGGTACCTGGAATGAATACCAGATGGCGGAAATCACCGTTAAGGACAAAGATGGAAATGTCCTTGCCAAGGGCACGACTGTGGCGGGTATTTCCGATGAAATGCACTGCGCCAACTGCCACAGGAACAACGGAACGGCCAACAGGAACACTTCCAGTGAAGGGGATAAAATACCGGCCCCTGATGCAACTTTCAGGGAAGTTGCAACGGGCCGCGCGAAGATGGTAGAGGTACCCGAGAGCCAGCAGTACAGGCTCAACGTCCTTAAGCTCCATGACCTTAAGCATTTTAAAGATGCCGGTGGTGCTGATGTCGTTTCTCATGGCGTAAAGGGTTACGATCACACGGTCTACGACTATCTCCTCTACCAGGGAGCCGTCGATACAGAAAATGTTTTTAAGGCTAAAGGCAAGCACATGAGCGAAAGCGGCATCGGACTTTATACACTGGCCAAGGTAGGCGTACCCATCCTCTGCGCCGTTTGTCACCGCTCCAATGCTTATCCTGTGACGACAGGGGATGCACTGGAGGCGGAGCTTGCCTATCTTGTGAATAATGATTATTCCGAAAAAAACGACTATCTTACTCGTAAAATGCTGGGCGCCCCTATTGGACAGTATACCCATGATATGCATACCAAACATGATGAGGTTACCCAGAATTGTTATCTCTGTCATCCCGGAAAGGATACGGACTGTCTCAGGGGAACCATGACAGGCGGTGAGGAAAAAAGTCTCTTTGTAAGAGAGAAGAAACTAAAGGCAGGTGAATACCCGGAGCCTGAGACAAACAGAACCTGGTGTGATGATTGTCATGGTGACAATGAGAAACATCCGGGCCATCCCATGGCTGCCGTAGGAGATCCTGAATTGCGTCACATTGAGGAAGGACCCTTTGCGGGGACAGGTTCCCAGCCCTGGCTTTCAGAGCCCAAATGCGGGGATTGCCACCTCGACCATCCCGAAGAGAAGGATGCTCTTATGAAAGGTGTGAGCCTTTACAGGTTTTCAAAGGGCCATGGAGAAATCTATTGCGAAGCCTGCCATGGAAGCACACATGCTATCTATCCGACGGTTATCGATAATGATAATGCTCAAATCGTTAAACTTCAGGGGGAAAAAGGCAGTCTCTATCAGTGTGGCGTTTGCCATAAGGAAAAGTATGATCCTGAAAACGGGGAGAAATTTATTCATCATGGTGAAGGAAAATCCGCACCCTATGGTGAGTACGACGATGTTCATAAGGAAGAGGGCATAACCTGTGAAAATTGTCATAACAGGATAGAACGGATCGCCGCCGGATCAGGTGAAACAAACTATGGGCAGTACAAATACAGCGAAAAGTATGGTCGTTATGTATTTAAGCCGAATAAGTTTGGCAAAAGAGATATTCTTGAGCTTTGCGGCGGCTGCCACGAGAGGCAAAACAAGTCCGGTGACGCCATGGTTAAATTTGCCGGGAGTGAGCATGGCAAGGAAATCCTCAAGGAGAATAACGAGGATTCGGCCAGTTGTGTCGATTGTCATGGCAATCACAGGATTAAGCGGGTTAAAGACCCTGATTCTTCTGTAGCGCACCTCAATGATATCGAAGTATGTGCATCAGACAAGTGCCACGGCAGCAATGAAATAGCAAAAAAATACAACATGGTTAATGCCCTGGCGGGCTATAACGAGTCTTTTCACGGCAAGGCCCTTGCCCTTGGCGAAAGAAGGGCGGCAACATGCGTTACCTGTCATGGAGGGCATGGAATTTATAAGGAAGATGATTCCAAATCTGCTGTTCATAAGGATAATCGCTACAAGATCTGCGCAAATGAGGATTGCCACGGTACGGAAGCAAAGATGGCAGGCATAGGCAGCATGCACGGCGCGCCAAATATTGTTACCACCCTTATTAACAGCTTTTACGGGATTCTGATTGTTGTTGTGGTGGGTGGTCTCGGTCTCTTTATCATCCTTGATTTTGGCAAGGGGCTGACCAAAAGAAGAGAGAAAAAAGTAAGAATGTCCAGGGGAGAATAA
- a CDS encoding DUF2892 domain-containing protein, which produces MWTVERGLRLVAGFFILLSLLLSEVHSRYWLLFTAFVGLNLFQSSFTNWCPMMLMLKKAGLKR; this is translated from the coding sequence ATGTGGACTGTTGAACGCGGCCTGCGTCTTGTTGCGGGATTCTTTATCCTGTTAAGCCTTCTCCTTTCAGAGGTGCATTCCCGCTACTGGCTTTTGTTTACGGCTTTTGTCGGGCTCAATCTTTTCCAGTCGTCTTTTACCAACTGGTGTCCTATGATGCTCATGTTGAAAAAGGCAGGGCTGAAGAGATAG